A genomic region of Papaver somniferum cultivar HN1 chromosome 7, ASM357369v1, whole genome shotgun sequence contains the following coding sequences:
- the LOC113296677 gene encoding GDSL esterase/lipase At4g16230-like translates to MLFFFLICSCFFGYRMIFFWLQMELRAYGFYVVHYKRLGLAFFFFVEVIMHQVFYKCEVRWFPIQFFYVRVKPSEGILTMVISSSLFHYWCFLLIFHVLLGIFCSSGSSLDQCKNTSTGYNPPAIFIFGDSLADVGNNNHLNTIAKAVSYPSGIDFPGGKPTGRYTNGRTVIDIVGQELGLKKFIPPSNDPATVGEVVFHGVNYASGGAGILNKTGYLFGARINLYAQIDNFAKTRQYIIRCLGSTAASELFKNAIFNFAVGCNDYLDNYFTPIFSIPDQIFVNVDVFTDLLISEFRIQLTSLYNLDARKIVVENIPVIGCIPTVREFSELWAPDTCSKQINNAAMLFNRKLKALIRELNSKLVGAKFVYADIYRIFSDLLHNYKAHGFEDNSSACCAKFGRFGGLSFCVPDARLCPDRSKYIFWDNAHPTDAANAVVAKRMVDGNINDMYPINIRKLVGQKKL, encoded by the exons ATGctgttttttttccttatttGCTCTTGTTTTTTTGGTTATAGAATGATATTTTTTTGGCTCCAAATGGAATTAAGAGCTTATGGTTTTTATGTGGTACACTACAAAAGGTTAGGCCTTGCATTTTTCTTTTTCGTGGAAGTTATCATGCATCAAGTGTTTTATAAATGTGAAGTTAGATGGTTTCCCATACAGTTCTTTTACGTAAGAGTAAAACCTTCTGAAGGCATTTTAACCATGGTCATATCTTCATCATTGTTTCACTATTGGTGTTTTCTTCTGATTTTTCATGTATTACTAGGAATATTTTGTTCGTCTGGGAGTTCTTTAGATCAGTGCAAGAACACCAGTACTGGCTATAATCCACCTGCTATATTTATATTTGGAGATTCTTTGGCCGACGTTGGAAACAATAACCACCTCAATACAATTGCAAAAGCTGTCAGCTACCCTAGTGGGATTGATTTTCCTGGTGGAAAACCTACTGGACGATACACTAACGGAAGAACAGTTATTGACATCGTAG GTCAGGAATTGGGTTTGAAGAAGTTCATTCCACCATCCAATGATCCAGCTACTGTTGGAGAAGTTGTTTTCCATGGAGTCAATTATGCATCTGGTGGTGCCGGAATTCTCAACAAAACTGGTTATCTCTTT GGAGCGCGGATAAACTTGTATGCGCAAATTGATAATTTCGCAAAAACAAGGCAGTACATAATCAGATGTCTCGGTTCTACTGCAGCTTCAGAACTTTTCAAGAACGCTATCTTCAATTTTGCTGTTGGTTGTAATGATTACCTCGACAACTACTTCACTCCAATTTTCTCAATACCTGACCAAATATTTGTTAACGTGGACGTGTTCACAGATTTATTGATCTCAGAATTCAGAATTCAACTAACA AGTTTGTATAACTTGGATGCAAGAAAAATTGTTGTGGAAAATATTCCAGTTATTGGTTGCATCCCAACCGTAAGAGAATTTAGCGAACTATGGGCGCCAGATACCTGCAGTAAACAAATAAACAACGCAGCAATGTTATTTAACAGGAAATTGAAGGCATTGATAAGGGAGCTGAACTCGAAACTTGTTGGAGCAAAATTTGTCTATGCAGATATCTACCGCATTTTCTCCGATCTCCTCCATAATTATAAAGCTCATG GATTCGAGGATAATAGCTCTGCGTGTTGTGCTAAATTTGGTCGGTTCGGAGGCTTGTCTTTTTGTGTTCCAGATGCAAGACTTTGTCCAGACCGATCCAAGTATATATTTTGGGATAATGCTCATCCTACTGATGCTGCCAATGCAGTCGTTGCCAAACGAATGGTTGATGGCAACATTAATGACATGTATCCAATAAATATTAGAAAGCTAGTCGGCCAGAAGAAGCTTTAA
- the LOC113294338 gene encoding pentatricopeptide repeat-containing protein At5g16640, mitochondrial-like, translated as MTHVCSISVNLNPTPVRNGPSNGNGPSYSRVIISNYPTWLLFVNSCYNQYHRLQNYAFQLIMLARYLGKTRPSSLTICSNSVILMRNYYGNNSISQELENFVRDECKSGNIKKLDDGLRYFNILISVNPFPSSHIFSLLLGSLSKIECYSEVIMLYKKMNMIGIEPHLYTFNVLVNCYCQLVQVDHGFCILGETLKRGLNPDVCTFTVLIKGMCMQGKIFLALQVFDKMTEIGIQPDVVMFGTVVTGLCKTGEIGLAMEFPRMMAKWNCSPNVVVYSSLINGLCSANRFHEAKRLLDDMTSRGITANVTSYNCIIRGHCVHNQLKEARQYFYEMLDRGILPNTVTFNMLIDYFCKQGMLENAHELFVLMCKGLEPSVISYNILIDGYCKSRKLHEAMKLFKNLKQNGFKPTVVTYNILLAGLYRDGRVGSAQTLFMEMKSFGLSPSEVTYGTMLDGLCKNGHLEKAIALYKTAERTYKHTSEFRHSRKELDAMEITNTICCIVLTRSDRAYLLGYQVKQEKDYSVGRLLLLLVPFMLMISSGLVIAAMSMYLRQLCGFLPKITVKLLILELACGGILGIEEQHHF; from the exons ATGACCCATGTCTGCTCCATCAGTGTTAATCTTAATCCAACTCCTGTCCGGAATGGTCCATCCAACGGGAATGGTCCATCCTACTCGAGAGTTATCATTTCGAATTATCCTACCTGGCTGCTTTTTGTAAATAGCTGTTATAACCAGTACCACCG TTTACAAAATTATGCATTTCAATTGATAATGCTTGCAAGATACTTAGGTAAAACCCGTCCCTCATCATTGACAATTTGTTCAAATTCGGTAATACTAATGAGAAATTATTATGGTAATAATAGCATAAGTCAAGAACTAGAGAATTTTGTTAGGGATGAATGTAAGTCTGGAAACATTAAGAAGCTTGATGATGGTTTAAGATACTTTAACATATTGATTTCAGTAAACCCATTTCCATCTAGTCATATATTTAGTCTTTTATTGGGATCATTATCCAAGATTGAATGTTATTCAGAAGTGATTATGTTGTataagaagatgaatatgattgGAATAGAACCTCATTTGTATACATTTAATGTTTTGGTTAATTGTTATTGTCAATTAGTCCAAGTTGATCATGGGTTTTGCATTTTAGGTGAGACTCTGAAGAGGGGTTTAAATCCTGATGTTTGTACTTTTACTGTCCTCATCAAGGGGATGTGTATGCAAGGAAAGATTTTTCTTGCTCTTCAAGTGTTTGATAAAATGACTGAGATAGGTATACAGCCTGATGTTGTTATGTTTGGGACTGTTGTTACTGGACTTTGTAAAACTGGGGAAATAGGTCTCGCTATGGAGTTTCCGAGAATGATGGCGAAATGGAATTGCAGTCCTAATGTTGTTGTTTATAGTTCTTTGATTAATGGACTCTGCAGTGCAAACCGGTTTCACGAAGCAAAAAGACTCTTAGACGATATGACTAGTAGAGGAATCACTGCGAATGTAACATCTTATAATTGTATAATTCGTGGTCATTGTGTACATAATCAATTGAAAGAAGCAAGGCAGTATTTCTATGAAATGCTGGATCGAGGGATCCTACCTAATACGGTTACCTTTAACATGTTAATAGATTATTTCTGTAAACAAGGGATGCTGGAAAATGCTCATGAATTATTTGTACTGATGTGTAA GGGTCTTGAACCCAGTGTTATTAGTTACAATATACTGATTGATGGGTATTGCAAGAGTCGGAAGTTGCACGAAGCTATGAAGCTCTTCAAGAATCTGAAACAAAATGGGTTTAAACCCACAGTAGTTACCTATAATATATTATTAGCGGGATTATACCGGGATGGAAGAGTTGGGAGTGCACAGACTTTGTTTATGGAGATGAAGTCTTTCGGCTTATCTCCAAGTGAAGTTACATATGGTACAATGCTGGATGGGCTTTGCAAGAATGGACATCTTGAGAAGGCTATTGCATTATATAAAACCGCTGAAA GGACTTACAAGCACACTTCAGAGTTTAGGCATTCTCGCAAAGAGTTAGATGCTATGGAAATCACCAACACCATCTGTTGTATCGTCCTTACACGTTCTGATAGGGCTTACTTGTTGGGTTACCAGGTAaagcag GAAAAAGATTATTCAGTGGGTAGATTGCTCCTCCTGTTGGTACCATTCATGTTAATGATATCAAGTGGCTTGGTTATAGCTGCCATGTCAATGTATC TGAGGCAATTGTGTGGCTTCTTGCCAAAGATAACAGTAAAGCTTTTGATTTTGGAGCTTGCTTGTGGTGGAATTCTGGGAATCGAGGAACAACATCATTTTTGA